The sequence TCTTGTCCCCAATCTTTATGCGGATGGATTATCCAGGATGAGATTAGGAAAGCCTTAGCAAGCCATGAAGTTGagttaagaaaaaagaagtctGAATTTGATTCGGAGCTGGACGTGAAGCGAAAACTGTTTGAAGATGAAATTGAAGCCAAGAGGCGAGCTTGGGAGTTGAGGGAAGTGGATCTCAATCAACGAGACGACCTACTGCAGGAAAGGGAGCATGACTTGGAAGTTCAATTGAGGACATTGGTGGATAGGGAGAAAGATGTGGCAGAGATGTCAAATCTGGttgatgagaaagaaaaaactttgAGAGATGCTGAGAAGGAGTTTGAGCTGAATAATGTTCTTTTgcaaagagaaaaggaagaaattatCAAAATGAAGGTAGAGCTTCAGAGCTCCTTGGATTCACTTGAAGACAAAAGGAAACAACTTGATTGTGCCAGGGAGAAGTTTGAGGTtttgaaaactgaaacaaGTGAGCTTTCAGATCTAGAGATGAAACTTAAAGAAGAGATAGATTTAGTCAGGGCTCAAAAGCAAGAGCTGATGGCTGAGGCAGATAAGTTGGCTGTAGAGAAGGCAAAGTTTGAATCCGAGTGGGAATTAATTgatgaaaagagagaagagctACGGAAGGAAGCAGAGCATGTTGCAGAGGAGAGGTTGGCGTTTTCCAAGTTTATCAAGGATGAGCATGATAACCTAAGGCAGGAGAAGGAGGAAATGCGAGATCAGCACAAGCGTGATGTTGAATTACTTGTTAGTGAGCGAGAGGACTTCATGAATAAGATGGTTCATGAGCGTTCTGAGTGGTTTGGCAAGATGCAGAAGGAACGCGCAGACTTCTTACTTGAAATTGAGATGCGGAAGAGGGAATTGGAGAACTGTATTGATAAAAAGCATGAAGAGTTAGAATGTTCATTGAAGGAAAAGGAGATTGCCTTTgagcaagaaaagaaaaatgaatttcAGAATATTAACTCTCTTAAGGAAGAAGCAGCAAAAGAGAGGGAACAGGTTGCTTTAGAAAGGAAAAGGCTTGAGACTGAGAGAATAGAGATCAATTTGGATCGTGAGCGTAGGGATCGGGAATGGGCGGAGCTAAATAATTCAATCGAGGAACTGAGGGTCCagagagagaaattgaaagaacAGAGGGAATTATTGCATGCAGATAGAGAAGAGATTCTTGGTCAGATTCAACACCTGAAGGAATTGGAGAGTTTGAAGGCTGCTTTAGATAGTGCGTCTGCGTCTGAGATGCAACAATCTGATTTGGTGCCTCGCAGCCGGAAAACTTCTAGGCGATATTTGAAGCAGTTAACTTCTGTTCGAGAAGCTGATCATAATTCACATAATGAAGAAAATGTTGCCAACATTAGCAACTCATCAATAATGCTAAAATCAGGGTTTTCTCCTTCTAGTTCTGCTCGTTTCTCATGGTTGAAGCGCTGCAGGGAATTGCTTTTTAAACAGTCTCCTGAGAAGCACCAAACGGAATATGAAGAAAATCATGTGATCTCTCGGGAGGAAACAAGTTTGACCGTAACTGAACAGGTAGATACATCAAGTAAATATGACGGGCATAGGTACACGGGAAATGGTAATTCACCTAGATTTTTCAGTAAGAGACAGAATGCTTTTGGTGAACCGAAGGTGATAGTTGAGGTTCCCTTTGTTGGTGAGACTGTAAAAGGAACACACACTCAATCTGAAATTAAGGAATTTGATGGTGAAAGTTGTTCCCCCTTAATTTCTGAACAAGTCTACCAGGgaggaaggaaaagaagagtTGACAAATCTTTGTCTAATGACGGTTTTGATCCACTACTTGAGCCCAGGCAGAACCTTAAGAAAAGGAGGCAACAACAAGATGCCACTGTGAACTCATCAGAATATGCCAACACCCACTGGTATAACCCATACT comes from Prunus dulcis chromosome 6, ALMONDv2, whole genome shotgun sequence and encodes:
- the LOC117630795 gene encoding protein CROWDED NUCLEI 4, translating into MASPQSELFARTPVSGRALSITPGARILQSPFSDEAIWKRLKEAGFDEESIKRRDKAALIAYIAKLEAEIFDHQHHMGLLIMERKELASKCEEVKASNETAELLHKRDQAAYVSALAEARKREECLKKVVGVKEECISSIEKSMHEMRAESAETKVAAESKLAEARNLVEGAQKKFTEAEAKMHVAESLQAEASRFHRVAERKMQEVEAREDDLRRNILSFKTDCDTKEKEISLERQSLCERQKTLQQEQDRLLDAQALLNQREDFIFGRSQELNRLEKELEDVKANIEKERRALDDGKLNLELTEASLVNREEALTRREALLNKKEQEILVLQEKLVSKESDEIRKALASHEVELRKKKSEFDSELDVKRKLFEDEIEAKRRAWELREVDLNQRDDLLQEREHDLEVQLRTLVDREKDVAEMSNLVDEKEKTLRDAEKEFELNNVLLQREKEEIIKMKVELQSSLDSLEDKRKQLDCAREKFEVLKTETSELSDLEMKLKEEIDLVRAQKQELMAEADKLAVEKAKFESEWELIDEKREELRKEAEHVAEERLAFSKFIKDEHDNLRQEKEEMRDQHKRDVELLVSEREDFMNKMVHERSEWFGKMQKERADFLLEIEMRKRELENCIDKKHEELECSLKEKEIAFEQEKKNEFQNINSLKEEAAKEREQVALERKRLETERIEINLDRERRDREWAELNNSIEELRVQREKLKEQRELLHADREEILGQIQHLKELESLKAALDSASASEMQQSDLVPRSRKTSRRYLKQLTSVREADHNSHNEENVANISNSSIMLKSGFSPSSSARFSWLKRCRELLFKQSPEKHQTEYEENHVISREETSLTVTEQVDTSSKYDGHRYTGNGNSPRFFSKRQNAFGEPKVIVEVPFVGETVKGTHTQSEIKEFDGESCSPLISEQVYQGGRKRRVDKSLSNDGFDPLLEPRQNLKKRRQQQDATVNSSEYANTHCIASTQEKVLEDQNISMPLPSDQICEGAEEGSALIVDKIIKVSEVIFEETGTGSLGNEGKLEAQNSIVEAHHGQNGVFQGAVGQVTEHCQIQAEDTSAKHVQSQ